One window of Robiginitalea biformata HTCC2501 genomic DNA carries:
- a CDS encoding PepSY-associated TM helix domain-containing protein — MQFNNRKISNQFRVFHRYLGFFLAGIMAVYAISGIVLTFRNTDYMKSDVQVNTNLPTGLEGEELGSALRRRGFEVERTEGDMIYFQGGSYNVATGEARYTEKRLPVVLEKMNNLHKMHSGNPLFWLGIFFGVALLFFSISAFWMFMPGAPVFKKGLYFAGAGFLLTVILLFV; from the coding sequence ATGCAATTCAACAACCGAAAAATCAGCAACCAATTCCGGGTATTCCACCGTTACCTCGGCTTTTTCCTGGCGGGGATCATGGCCGTTTACGCTATCAGCGGTATCGTCCTTACATTCCGCAATACGGATTATATGAAAAGCGATGTGCAGGTCAACACGAACCTGCCGACCGGCCTGGAAGGGGAGGAACTCGGGTCTGCCCTGAGGCGACGGGGGTTTGAGGTTGAACGGACGGAAGGAGATATGATCTACTTCCAGGGAGGCAGCTATAATGTGGCAACCGGTGAAGCCCGGTACACCGAGAAGCGGCTGCCGGTGGTCCTGGAAAAAATGAACAACCTCCATAAAATGCATTCCGGCAACCCGCTTTTTTGGCTGGGAATCTTCTTTGGCGTCGCCCTGTTATTTTTCTCGATATCTGCCTTTTGGATGTTCATGCCCGGGGCACCCGTATTCAAAAAAGGGCTCTATTTTGCGGGTGCCGGTTTCCTGTTGACGGTCATCCTGCTATTTGTCTGA
- a CDS encoding acylase — translation MKRFFFCLIASVCLISCEQEGQEARIVWDTYGVPHIYASNQEDLFFMQGWAQMHNHANHILKLYGTSRGRGAEYWGPSKLADDQLIRTMGFDVLAEEWADSQDPELREIYAAFVRGMNAYAEAHPEAIQPENREVLPITPKDVNMHSMYVVFTRFIGGSDLGRVQRWPDMGSNTYAVGPSRSASGNAMLVQNPHLPWFGEFLFFESNLILEGRRMYGTTLVGFPGIAIGFNENLGWSHTDNTIDNSDLYEVELTEGGYLLDGEPTPFQESATTIRVRQEDGSLSDVELPLFRTEHGPVVKRGDDKALTIRMVGMDRPNMFLQWWRMINSSNLEEFENALQMAQIPFWNVMYADRFGDIFYLFNGLVPQRGQDAWAYWDRVVPGGKSADIWTEVHPYEDLPKVKNPANGWLQNANDPPWTSTIPMTLNPDDYPGYMAPRYMPFRPQRSARMLLEDESVTFEELQEYKLSTRLEFADRILDDLARAVDSLGSDGARAAMDHLEAWDRTADAESTGTLLFFNWAQKFGPYRGSNYAVAWDEEAPTTTPDGLADPARAVQLLEASAEEITGKYGTLEVPWGDYYRINYNGKDLPANGTDGSLGVFRVAWPGSGDEDHLYVGGGDSWVGVIEFADSVRAKVLLSYGNATQPGSPHFGDQLELFSRKEFRDAWFTDSAIESNTARVEKLEEIQPKSATE, via the coding sequence ATGAAACGATTCTTTTTTTGCCTGATTGCCAGTGTCTGCCTGATTTCCTGTGAACAGGAAGGTCAGGAGGCGCGCATTGTCTGGGACACCTACGGGGTGCCCCACATCTACGCCTCCAACCAGGAGGACCTCTTCTTTATGCAGGGCTGGGCCCAGATGCACAACCACGCCAACCATATCCTGAAACTCTACGGGACTTCCCGCGGGAGGGGGGCCGAGTACTGGGGTCCCTCCAAACTGGCCGACGACCAGCTCATCCGGACCATGGGGTTCGATGTCCTGGCAGAGGAGTGGGCCGACTCCCAGGACCCGGAGCTCCGGGAGATTTACGCAGCTTTTGTCCGGGGGATGAATGCTTATGCGGAGGCCCATCCCGAGGCCATCCAACCGGAAAACCGTGAGGTGCTGCCTATTACCCCCAAGGATGTCAATATGCATAGTATGTACGTGGTCTTTACCCGTTTTATCGGCGGCTCGGACCTCGGCAGGGTCCAGCGATGGCCGGATATGGGTTCCAATACGTATGCCGTTGGCCCGTCCCGGTCGGCTTCCGGGAATGCGATGCTCGTCCAGAACCCGCACCTGCCCTGGTTCGGGGAATTCCTGTTTTTTGAATCGAATTTGATCCTGGAAGGCAGGCGCATGTACGGGACTACCCTGGTAGGGTTCCCGGGCATCGCGATTGGGTTTAATGAAAACCTCGGCTGGAGCCATACGGACAATACCATCGACAATTCGGATCTCTACGAGGTGGAACTGACCGAAGGCGGGTACCTCCTGGATGGTGAACCTACGCCTTTTCAGGAATCCGCAACCACCATCCGGGTTCGGCAGGAAGATGGCAGCCTGTCGGATGTGGAACTACCCCTTTTCCGGACGGAGCACGGTCCCGTCGTGAAGCGTGGCGACGACAAGGCCCTGACCATCCGGATGGTTGGGATGGACCGGCCCAATATGTTTTTACAGTGGTGGCGGATGATCAACAGCAGCAATCTGGAGGAATTCGAGAATGCCTTGCAGATGGCGCAAATCCCGTTCTGGAATGTAATGTACGCCGATCGCTTCGGGGATATCTTTTACCTGTTCAACGGGTTGGTGCCCCAACGCGGACAGGATGCCTGGGCGTATTGGGACCGGGTAGTGCCCGGGGGAAAGAGCGCGGATATCTGGACCGAGGTGCACCCCTATGAGGATTTGCCCAAGGTCAAAAACCCGGCCAATGGCTGGTTGCAAAACGCAAACGATCCCCCCTGGACCAGTACGATCCCCATGACCCTCAACCCGGACGACTACCCGGGGTATATGGCCCCGCGCTACATGCCTTTCCGGCCCCAGCGTTCGGCCCGTATGCTGCTCGAGGATGAATCCGTCACTTTTGAGGAACTCCAGGAGTACAAGCTCTCTACCCGGTTGGAATTTGCGGACCGGATTTTAGACGACCTGGCCCGGGCGGTAGACAGCCTGGGTTCGGATGGGGCCCGGGCCGCAATGGACCATTTGGAGGCCTGGGACCGGACAGCCGATGCGGAGAGTACGGGTACCCTGTTGTTTTTTAACTGGGCGCAGAAGTTCGGGCCCTACAGGGGTTCCAACTATGCGGTTGCCTGGGATGAAGAAGCCCCCACTACCACCCCGGATGGCCTGGCGGACCCGGCGCGGGCCGTACAACTGCTCGAAGCAAGCGCAGAAGAAATCACCGGGAAATACGGCACCCTGGAGGTGCCCTGGGGCGACTACTACCGGATCAATTACAATGGGAAGGATTTGCCCGCCAACGGCACGGACGGTTCCCTGGGGGTATTCCGCGTTGCATGGCCGGGATCCGGGGACGAAGACCACCTGTACGTGGGTGGGGGCGATTCCTGGGTCGGGGTGATTGAATTTGCGGATTCCGTCCGGGCCAAGGTGCTGCTGAGTTACGGAAATGCCACCCAGCCGGGATCCCCGCACTTCGGGGACCAGCTCGAGCTCTTTTCCCGCAAGGAATTCCGGGACGCCTGGTTTACAGATTCGGCCATTGAGTCCAACACCGCCAGAGTTGAAAAACTGGAAGAAATCCAACCAAAAAGTGCTACCGAATAA